The genomic segment TCATGTCTCCGGAGAAAAAACCGGCGATCCAAATTTTCTCGATCCCTGCTTTCTTCATATTTGCAACCAGCGCATCCCTCGTGGATAAATCCAGCAGCGGTTCATGGGCCATGCTATAATGCAGCTTCATCTTGGCTCCCCTTTCAATTTCATTTGCTTACTTCATCTTTCGATCCCTTATTTTACCTCAACTGATTTCAAAAAAAGCCGCGATAAAAGCGGCTTTAAGTAGGGCAAAGTTATTCAATTCCGGCAACCGCAGTCGGCTCCTTCAGCAGATTCAATAAGACGGACCCTTCATAGTACGAATGCTTGATCAACCATAAATCCCGAGATCGCGATGAGGGTTCCACGCTTTTCGCGCTTTTTTCTCCGAGGGGATTGAGAATATGGGGCAATTTTACTTTGCAAGATTCGCTATGTATTGAACTTGAACCATTTGAAGCGGAAAATATTAAAGCCGCCGCACCTCCCTTTACGTGAAGAACGGCGGCGGTCAGCTCCTGAGGAAGCGAAGCAGTCTGAATAAATTTGGGTGATCCGGCTCGGCCGCTTACGGTTCGCCGCGCGCCTCATCTCGTTGTCCGGCGCATGCAACGGCGATTATTCGGCAGCCTCCTTCATAGGACCGGCGTCTTCCCCGCGTCTGGCCGGCGCGTAGGCGATCGCATCGATCTCGATCAAGTAAGGCCCGATTGCGCAGCCGATCGAGGTGCGCGTGGGATAAGGGCGCGTCATCACGCGCTCGTATGCCTGGTTGTAGCCCGACAGATCCTTCGTGTCGCCGAGATAGGCGTTGAGCTTGACGATATGTTCGAGCGCAAGTCCCGCAGCGCCGAGGATCGTCTCGATATTGCGCAGGCATTGAACGGTTTGCTCCTCGATCGTGGCGCCCGCAAGCTCGCGGGTGACCGGATCGACGCCGACCTGGCCCGACACATAGACAAAATCGCCTGCGCGGAGCGCCTGAGAAAAGGGAAGCGGAAATTCGGGAGCGGAGCTTGTATGAATTGTTTGCGACATGCGGATCGAACTCCTTTTCGGTAATTAAAAGACAGCGTCGATTTTGCCGGGAGCTTCAAGACAGCTTGATGACCTGACCGCCGTCCACGACGAGACAATGGCCGGTCATGTACCGCGCATCGGCGGAGGCGAGAAATAGCGCCGCGTCCGCGATCTCGTCCGGCTGTCCGACGCGCCCCATCGGAATCGTCCGCAAATAAGGCGCGAGCGCTTCCGCATTTTGAACGAGCGGTGCCGTAAGTCTGGTCTCGATCAGGCCCGGACAGATGGCATTGACGCGAATGCCATGCGGGGCAAGCTCCAGCGCCATGGACATCGTGAGCAGGTTGATCCCGCCTTTGGAGGCGTTATAGTGCGCCTGATCGGCTTCCGCGGCCAGCCCGTTCACGCTCGACATATTGATGATCGAGCCGCCCCCGCCCTGCTTGACCATCGCTCTCGAGACGGCTTGGCCGACCAGAAATGTTCCTTTGAGATTGACGTCCATATGCAGGTCCCAGTCCGCCTCGGAGAGCGTCAGGAATGGGGCGGGCTTACAAATCCCCGCATTGTTCACCAGGATGTCGACGGCGCCCCAGACATCCAGTACGGATTGCAGCATGCCTGCCACCTCCTCCGCATGCCGCACGTCCGCGCACACGGCGATGGCGTCGCCGCCGCTGCCTTTGATCTCGGCGGCGGCCGATTCGAGCGACTCCCTGTCGTTTCCCATCATCGCCACGCGGGCCCCCTCGGCCCCGAAGCGGGCAGCGACGGCTTTGCCGATGCCCAAGGCGCTTCCCGTAATTAAGGCAACCTTCCCCTGCAGCCTCATGCTGCCCCTCCTCTCTTGAAAAAAAAGCATTCAATCCAGCGGGTAGACCGGCCTGCGGAGCTTGCGATAGTTAAAGTGAGATAAATTGGCACTGCAGCAGCCGGGCGAATCCACGTAAATGACACGTCGGGCAAAGGGGCCGAAAGCAGCCTGCCAGGCGATCGCCGACTTGACGACAAGCATGTGATAATCGCCGGGCCAGATCCCCGCGCTCCTCACATGGCCCAGATCCCATGGCGCCGTGCGCTTCTCCGTCAAGACGAGCGTCAGCAGGCCTGATGCGACGACAGCCGTTTTTCCCATATCCGCCCGCTGCCCGGTCATATAAGGTCCCGCATGCCGATACTCGCCGTCGAAAAGGAGTCGCACCTTGCCGTTTACCGCGACCGGATCCCCGTGCAGCCGATCGCTTTTTCCGCCGACCTCGCACGCGAAATAGCCCCCGACGCCGATCCCGAAGGCTCGGGCTACCGCTTCCTCGTCCCGGATGACGATCAATGCGGGTTTGGTTATGCCGATTAGACAGGCCAGCACATGCGTGGCGTCGGCCGGCGCGCCGCCGCCCACATTGTCCGAGCCTTCGGCCAGAACGATCGGCCCCTCCGGCTCCGCCAGCGCCGCGGCGACCGCTTCGGAGGGCGGCGATTGGGCAATGGAAAATTGCGTCCGCATATCCCAGGCCATCCGTACAAGCTCAGCCGCCAGCGTATCGGCCAGCGCCCGGTCGCCGTCCGTCGTGACGACAAACGACATTCCGGCGTCCGGCACGTCTGCATACGGAAAGCCGCCTGCAACGGTCACGTTTAATACGCGGGGATCGTCCTCCAGCTCGAAGGCCCGGTCCATCAGCGACTTCATGGCGCCCTCTTCCGTCATCATCGCCTGCGGAACGATCAGCATGCCGGCATGCGCATAGGCGCGCACGGGCTCGATCTCGCCCAGGATGCGCCGCAGCAGTAGCTCGAACGCCTCCTCCGCCCGCTCGTGCATATCAATATGGGGATAGGTGTCGTAGCCTATGATCACATCCGCAAGATTTGTCATTTCCGGGCTGACATTCGCATGCAAGTCGATCGTAAGCGCGATCGGCAGGCCGCTTCCGTGCCTCGCGCGGATTCGGCGCAGGCATTCGCCTTCCACATCGTCGTACTGCTCGGACGCCATCGCGCCGTGCATGATAAGCACCAGCCCGGCGGCCGCCGGATCGATCGAGGCGACGACGCTCTCGATAAGCGCCTCCGCGGCGCGGCTGCAGACGAGCCCGCTCGGCGTGGCCGCGGCATACAGGCCCGGCTCCAGCTCGACTCCATGTTTGGCTGCCGCATCGATGACGCCTCCCATCGAGGTGCGCGTCCCGGCATAGCGTTCGTAAAACGCGCGCCGCCCTTCGACCCATTCTCCTTTAAAAGCATCAACGTTCGTCATCCCAGGCGCAAATGTATTGGTCTCGTGCAAGAGGCCCGCGACTGCGATCCGGACCTCCTTAAGAGGCGGCATCGGCATTCTCCTTTTCATCCAACGACTCGGCGCCGCACCAGTCTGCCGTCAGCTCGGCATACCAACGGATGAGGCGCAGATAGCTGTCCAGCTCGAGATACTCGTCCGGCGCATGCGCGTTGCCGCCCGCCGGACCCAGGACGAGCGCCGGCGTCGCGCTGTACAGATTAAACAAGAAAGCGTCGCACGCGAACGGCGCCCCGGCCGGCTCGATGCAGTGCTTCCCCAGTGCTCGGCGTCCCGCCTTCGCAGCGATATCGAGGAAGGAACGGCAAGCTTCGTTATCCGGCATGGCGCTCGCCTCCAGGTAACGAATGACCGGTACGATCTCGGGCCGACATTCGCGCAAAATCGGAAACCGATCCAGCGACGACTCGTAAAACGCCTGGAGCTGCAGCACGATCTCATCCCCCGAAACGCCGGGATAGCTTTCGATCCAGAAATGCACCTCCGCTTGCTCGGGCATCTCCGGCACGACGCACGCCGCATCGCCGGCTACGATTTTTAATCCGATCGCTTCGGCCTCCTTGCTCTCGCGCCACAGGGCGGGCGCGGGGTAGAGAGTGCGCAGCCGTTCGCCGAATGCGCGCAGCAGATGGGCGAAGTCGACGGCGGCATCCAGCGCATTGACGAGCCGTTCTCCATTGAAGGCAATCCCGTTTTTGCCCGCAAAAGCCGCCTTCCACGCGCCGCCTCCGAGATGCGCGGAATAGAGTCTCAAATTACTTGGTTCCGGAATGATCGCCATATCGGCATGCGGCCCGCGCAGCCGGGCAGCCAGCGATCCGTTCGCGCCGCCGTACTCCTCGTCGACGACGCTCTCGGCGTATACGTCGCCCTTCAGCCGCACGCCAAGCTCGCGCAGACAGCGAATCGCCGTTAGCGCTGCAGCCATGCCGCCCTTCATGTCGTAGGCGCCGCGGCCGTACAGCCTGCCGTCCTCGAGCTCGCCGCCGAACGGCGGGAAGCGCCAGCGCTTATTGCCTTCGCGGACCGTATCCGCATGGCCGGAGAACAACAGGGAGCGTCCCCCGCCCCCGCCGCGGAACCGGCCCGCCACATTGGGGCGTCCCGCGTACACCCGGCCCGGCATATAGGCCGGATGATGAATAAGTCCCTCAACGTCGCCGAGCTCGTAGACGTCGACCTCAGCTCCCGCAGCCGTCAGATAGGCCGCAATCGCCTCTTGATAAGCGCCCTCGTCGCCGCCCGGCGGGCGGTTCACGCTCTCGAAGCGGACGAGCGTTTGCGCCAAGCCGACCGCTTCGTCGCGATGCGCGTTCAGCCAATTTTCAATTCGTTCGGACAGCGCTTCCCGTCTCATGCGTCACCTCCGCTCTAGTTTCTGCTTCCCGCCTTCGGGCTCTGCTTCCCTTCCCCGGGCTCGAATCTGGCACGGACACCTCACCGTCGTTCGAAGGCGGCAGTCCTCATTGCGTCCGGCCCCGGGCATCGACCTGAATCATCCGTTCGATCCGGCCTTTACGCACGCCAATCAGCCGGTCGTGCAGATTGGTTACCGTACAGCAATGATTGGGAATGACGGCGACCGTGTCGCCGATTCGGAGCGGGCAATCGTCCGGCACCCGGACAATGCCGTGCTCCTCGCTGAGCCGTTCGATGACGGCTTCCGGGTAATTCGGCAGATAGCCGTACCCGGGACGGTGAGGACTCGTATCCGTCGTCAGCGTTTTGGAGCCCGCGTCGATGATAATCGTATCGGGACGCGGCGCGCTGACGACCGTCGCATAGATGCGCATGGCGCATTCCTCCTCCCCGATAATACCGGGGTAGAGCTGCGAGCCGTCGCCGAATACGTAAGCGCCGGGCCGTATCTCCGTAATGCCCGCCAGCTCCGCGGCAAACTTGCTCGTCGGCGTGGAGCCGGCGCTGATCTCCCGAACGTCGACGCCGTATACCCTCAAGCACGCCTGCGTTGTCAGCAGGGCCTGCGCCTCTGCCTGCGCGATCTCGCGGCATTCCTCCCGGGACGCCTTGCCGTATACATGACCCGCATGCGTCATCAGCCCGGCCAGCCATACGCCTGGCAGCGCCGCAATTTTCGCTCCGAGCTCCGCCGACGCTGCGCCGGGCTCCCGCCCGCAGCGGTTCAGCCCGGAGTTGACGTCCAGGTACAGCGGTATCCGGACATCCAGCGATTGGCCGAGTGCCGACAAACCTGCTGCCGCTTCGAAACTATCGATCCCGACCGTGATGCGGGCGACCTTCGTCAGCGCCGCCAGCCGTTGCAGCTTGGCGGCGCCGACGATCGGATACGCGATCAGAATGTCTGCGATGCCGGCCGCCGCCATCGCTTCCGCCTCGCCCAGCTTGGCGACGGTGATTCCACAGGCGCCCAGCTCCAGCTGCCGCTTGGCGATCCACGCGCTCTTGTGCGTTTTGATATGCGGCCGCAGTTTAACCCCCGCCGCAGACGCCAGCTCGCTTGTCTGGCGGAGGTTCCGCTCCAGGCGGTCCAGATCGACCGCGACGGCCGGCGTGTCGAGCGCTTCCAGTTCAGTTGACAAACGAAGGCCTCCTTTCCGGCTGAATCGATGGGTGCCGCTCCCGAATGCCTGAAGACCGCGTCTATTTTTTCACCGGCGCTACATCCTCTCTGTCATAAAGCGTTTTTTCTTTTTATAATAAAAGCGAAACGTCGGAATTGCTTTATGCGTTCAGCCGTTATCTTTGTAAAAAAGGCCGGAGGCGGCAGCTCATGAAATTTCCGCGCCTGACGCTGCGCGAGGAACTGAAAATCCGCAAGCTGATCAGCTTTTATTACATGGAGCTGTCCAAAAGCTTCGTCTCCATCGGGGAAAAGCATAACTTTTGGGAGTTTATTTACGTGGATAAAGGCGAGATTCATATCGTGACCGAAGGCCGCTCCTATTTGCTCAAGCAAGGCGACATGCTTTTTTACAAACCGAACGATTTCCATACGGGACACGCCAATCGGCTGGTAGCGCCGAATCTGATCATCATTTCTTTCGAGTGCGATTCTCCTTGCATGAGCGCGTTCGAATACCGTCCCCTGCATCTGACCGACGGCGAACGTCATCTGCTGTCGGAGATTATCCGGGCGGGCATCGAGTCGTTCGATTCGCCGCACTTGCGCAGCGCTCCGCCGCTGCGAAGAAATGAAAATGCGCCTTTTGGCAGCGAGCAGCTTATCCGCAATTACTTGGAAATCTTGCTGCTGCAGCTCATCCGCCGTACGAGGGAAGTTCAAACGGCCCTCCTTCTCCCTGCATCGGGGCCGAACGTCGAGTCGGCGGAAGGCGGCCGGCAAAGCGAGCTGACGCGGCAAATCATCGAATATATGAACGTGCGATTAGGGGAGAATTTGACTCTGGAGACGCTCTGTCGCGCGTTTGGCGTCGGCAAGAGCCGGCTAAAATCGCTATTCAAAGCCGAAACCGGCTGCGGTCCGATCGCTTATTTCAATCATCGGAAAATTGCCGAGGCCAAAAAGCTGATACGTGAGGAGCAGCGCAATTTTACCGAAATTGCGGAGCTGCTGGGGTATAGCGGCATCCATTATTTCTCCACGCAGTTCAAAAAAACGACGCGGATGACGCCGTCGGAGTATGCGAAGGCTACCGGCGCCAAAATCGTCCGGACCGTACATTGAATTCTCATGCAACCCATAAACTAAAAAGACTGCCAGGGATGATCATAGATCACCCTAACGGTCCTTGTAGGTTTGGTGGCTATCCGCAACTTGGTTTACGCGTAATGCCTGCAAATATATATCTCTTTTTGTCAATGCCGCCACTTATAAGAAGAAAAGATGCAAATGAGCATTTATTTTCCTCCATCAGCCAGATTTACGGCTTGTGCTTTGTATTTACCTGCGCATTTGCAGGTATTTCATCTAGCGTGGTTGGTCGGCAGAGAATACATGTTTAAATGCAGGTTTTTCGTCCCGCATAACATCCAAAAAGCCCAGCACGCTGAAAACGCACATATGAATCGTCGCCGCCCGACGCTATCCTTGCTGCCCTTCGATGACAACCAACAGCACCGCCGCAGCCAGCCCCAACCGGCGGTCCAATCGGTTGTCCTTATCATACGAGAAGTCCAGCCTTAGCTTCCCCACCAGAGGATTGAGGTCTTGCTTAAACAACGCAACAGGCGCGCCGCCCATCTCCACATGGAATTTTTGCGGTATCAAATTGGTCAAAAACCTTCTTAGCAGTGCCATGAGCGCGCTGTCTTCCTTTATGAGCCCGATCTCTCTCTCGCTGGTATCCAATATCGCCCATTCGTCCTTCAGCATCGACTTCACGCCCTTGCGGCGAAGAGAACCGAGGTTTTCTCCGGTCGTCGAGTCGAAGACGTCGTAGATCGCGGAGAAATCGATGATGCTGCGCGCCTGAATCGAGATGAGCTCGTCCTGCATCGTATCGTCGGAAAACAGGCGAATATCTTCTTTCAGCTTGAACGCCTTCATTTGCGAAAATAATACCGGTTGTCCGCTGCCGTCGAAAATATCGATCTTCGCCCCCACCAACGACATCACTTGTTTCCTGACAAGGTATTGCGTATGCGTAAATTTAGGATTCATGGATAGCCTCCAGTGACTTGAATTCCATCATAAATTCGACAAGCCGTTGGAAAACCCCTCCTAAAGGAACGAAAACGACAGCCGCGCTTTTGGGCCGGCTGCCGTCGTATGCTTAACTAAGGTTTAAAGTCACGGCGTCACGCGCAGCGAATCCACCAGCATATACGAGCCTGTCTTTTTAACGGCCTTGATCGTATGCGATCCCGCGGTCAAGCCGCTTGCGCCGTAAATCGACTGGTTAACCATGCGTGTCGCGTTGTACGTGTTCGCCGTCGTTTGCAGGACGTTGTCGATATAAATGTCGACATTGCCCTGATCCGGCGCCTTCTCACCCAGCAGCTCGATCCCCGTTCCGTTAAACGTGTATTGCATGTAATCGTTGTTGGCAGCCGTGAAGTGCACGTCGTCACTGTAATCCCCATAGCCGCGATTGGCGTTCTGCGACCAGGTGCCGGAGTACGTGATGCCGGAATCCGTATTATTCAGCTGAATACGGCTGCTGCGGACACTCAGCTTGTCGAGCAGCATGTACGTTCCCGACTTCTTCACGGCTTTGAGGGTATGGGCGCCGCTCGTCAAGCCGCGGATGCTATAGACGGTCTGCTGCGCGAGCCGCGTCGCGTTATAGGTGCTCGCCGTCTGCTTGAAGATGCCGTCTATATAAATGTCGATGTCTCCTTGCGACGATTCCTTCTCGGTAATGAGATCGATGCCTGTGCCATTGAAGGCGTATTGGAAATAATCGTTGTTCGTCATCGTATAGTGGACATCGTCGTTGTAATCCCCGAAGCCGCGGGCGGTGCTGGTCGACCAGGATCCGGAAAATGTAAAGCCCGCATCCGTATCGTTCACTTCGATCGGCGAAGCAACGTTAAACGAGAGTTTGTCGAGCAGCATGAACGTACCGGTCTTTTTCACCGCCTTCAACGTATGAACGCCGTTCGAGAGCCCCGAAACGCTATATACTTTCTGCTGCGTCTGACGCGTCGCATTGTAAGTATTGACCGTTTGTTTCAGCACGCCGTCGATGTAGATGTCGACATTTCCCTGTGACGAATCCTTCTCGGTATATAAGTCGATGCCGGTTCCGTTGAACGAAAATTCGAAATAGTCACCGTTCGTTTGCGTATAGTGGACATCGTCCTTGAAATCGCCGAGCCCGCGATTCCAGCTCCGCTGCCAGCTTCCCGTATAAGAGATGCCCGTGTCATCGTCGTTTACAACGTTAGCGCCGCCGTTCGTCACGACTCGCAGCATCCGGGACGCGTGCGGCGCGAGATTCACGGCGCTGTAGCCCGTCGCGAACTTGCCCAGATCGGTGTGCGTCCACAGATCGCGGACCGTTGCGGAGCCGTATAGGCCGATGTCGCTCCAGTTCGCCGTCACCGTAGCCGAAGCGCTGCCGAGGTTGAACAGAGCGACCGTATAACTGCCGTCCCCGTTGTTCGCGTACCATACCTGCTGGTTGGTCGCGGTCGAGACCGGATGCGCAGGGCGCCCCGCCTGATTGACCGCGATCACCTCGTCATTCGTCAAGAGTCCGATGCCGAAGCTGTCCAGATTGGTCAAGTCATTGCCCGTGTACAGCTGCGCAGACGACATCGACCATAACGTCATCGCCGTGCGGCGCTCGTCCTGGGTCAAGCCGTCCATCGTCCCGTTGCCGACGTTCAGCGAGTCGAAGTCGTTCCAGCCGCCCGGCCTCGCATCGCGCCACCAAATTTCGGCATCCGGAAAAAGGCGGGCGATGTTGTTCCACTCGGTCAGCTTCACGCCGGGCTGATAAGCTTCGACGTCCCAATCGACGCGCCAGCCGTTGGCGTATTGCTTCCAATAATCGACGTAGTTATGGTCGAGCGCCCAGGAGAGCTCGAACCAGATCCCGTGCGGCGCAAGCGCGGTCGCCCATGCCTTCACGTCGTCGCGCGCGTCGATCGACGTATCGTTATGGCCGGAGCCCGGCGTCACGCTGTCGAACTTCACGAAGTCGATGCCCCAGGACGCGATCAAATCGGCGATGGAGTTGACATAGCTTTGGGCGCAGGGATTCGCGAAGTTGATCTTGTAGCCGATGTTCCAATAGTCCGCCGTCGTAAGCGGCAAGACGGCAATATCCTGCATGTGGCAGGAGGTCGTGCCATAAATCGGCAGGTTGGCATTGTAGGCGTCCTTCGACAGCCCGGGAATCAGATAGATGCCGATTTTTTGCCCATTGTTGTGCACGTAGTCGATAACGTCCTGGAAGCCGTTCGGGTAAAGGGTCGTGCTCGGGACCGGCCGGCCGTATCCGTCCATGCTTCCGTTCCAGCCTGCGTCGATGTTGATGTATTCGTAGCCGTGAGACTGCAGGGTGGCGTGCATGGCGTCCGACTGCGCCTTGATCTGGGCTGCCGTGATAAAGGGATTGCTGCCCGAATAAACCTGCATGCTGTAGCTGCTCCAGCCCATATAAGGCTTCTGGCCGAGTCCGTTGATGGCGGCGCTCGCGATTTGCCCTTGCGGCATCGCGATTCCCGCTTGCGTCGCGAGAATGGCAACGGTCAGCAAGAGGATGCGAAGCTTGATGAAAGGTTTGAACATAATGAACATCATCTCCCATTCTAATGGATCGTGAAGCCACGAACAGACCGCCGATGGGCGCGTTGACTTCCCTGCGGCCGCCATGCAGTTGCATACCGTTTGCTCCGCCGCATCCCCTCCTTTTAGAATATTTGATAGCGCTTACACATTTGATTAGATTCATTATCATTTCCTTGCGTCAATAAAAATAGGTACAATTGCGCCGTGTGGCGTACCGAATCGCCGTTTTTTGTTTAAAATGGTTGCAAATCGCAAAAAAATGCGATGCAGAAAACCTCTCTCTGCATCGCATTCGATCGTCACTTCAATGTCATGGCCGGCATCCCTGCTATTCTTTACGATTTGCCGCTCGTAAGCTGCTGCGCCGCCAAGGCGATAAACATAAAGTGCGAAGAACCGCCTCCCAGTACATACTCCACCTGCTGCCACAAATAAGGGAATACCAGCAGCTCGGGGAAGTCGGGACGAATCAGCGCAGTACCCGAAATGACGCCGCCGGGAATATAGGACCAATCGGCGCGATTTAGTCCGTACCCTACCGTTGCCGAATTGGCGCCTACGCCCGAAGCGAACGACATCGTATTAGCGCCTGGATGACAGCCCAATACAAAGTTTAGGGCATTAAAAATCAACTCGGATTCGAAAATATCGGGATAAGCCCGATGCAGGAAATAATATTCGTATCCCTGTTGTTGAATTCCCCATCCCGCTCCCCAGATGTGCGGGCGATACGGGATACCGTAAGGCGTCTCGGCACTTTGCAGCGCAAACTGCTCTTTTAACGCCGGCAAGGCATAACAAAACTTTTGCGTGAATCCGGCGTCGTTCATCGCTTTTTCGGCGCGAGCGATAAACCAGCCTACCTGGTCGATCGATTGGACGATAAAATCCGTTTCCGACAACAAGTGGCTTTTATAAGCGTCTTCTCCGGTCGTTAAAAACAATTCGGCGGCGGCATGCACCTTTGCCGTCCTGGCATTGCCGGTCCCATCCGTCATCTTGAATAGTTCGGCGGCGGCCTGCAACGCTTGCTGACTTAAAACAGGGTTAAAATCGAGCAAGGCGCGCGAAGCGGCTGCGAGATGGGCGGCAGTCGTCAATTCCCGCGGCGGATTGTCTTCGGTGAACACCCAACGTTCCGAATCCATGCTCGCGCTGTCGCCAAGATGAACGTATTGCCGAAGGTCGTTCTCGATAATTCCCCGATAAAGACGCCCCAATGCGCGGTAGCCGCCTACGACGGACAAGACGCCGTGCTCGATCTGCTGCAGAATGTCGTTTTTCCCGTCAGGCTGGTGGATCTCGACGATTCGCTTGTCCTGATCGATCGTCGTCGCGTCGTAATAGACGTTAAAAGACTCGTATGCGAGGGCGAGCGTATAAAATTCGCCGGACTGCGATTCGATCCGCAGGTCAAAATCGCCGGCGTCGTGCCAACCGCCAACATTCAGCCCCGGCACGAAGTCGCCCGGCTTGTAGTCGGTGAGCGTGGACGCGCCTTGTTCGTAACCGTCAAAGTGGTTCAAATTTGTCGGAGCCATCCGGGCGTCATGTTCGTGACAATCGCCATGCCAGACGCGGTATTTCTCGCTTACCCGCATATGGCACATCTGGACGGGAAGAAAATATTCCAGCACCGGCTGCCAGACGCCACGGTCGTAAATATCGCCGGCAATCCGGAAGATGGATGACGAAGACGATCCGTATTGGACTTTGTACAGGCCTTCCTCCCTGATATCCGTAAAGTCGAACTTGAGATAGCGATAGCGGAGAAATGGTCCCCATTCTTCACCCGCTGCCGAGAAAACCTCCTTTTCGCCGAACTCCGTGATTCTGAAAAGCGACAGCTTTTCGCGTTTGCTCTCGCGTTGATCAAGCTCGATGATCGCAGTCTTCGATTGACCGGGGTGGTACCCGACCTGCGAAGTTTGAACGACGGCAGGAGCGAGCCAGTCTTCCACGACGTTAGGGGTGATGATCCACTCGATCGCATGACCAGTGGCTCCTGCAGGCACCTCGCTGCTGATCACGAACCAGCCGTTGTTATGGTTCATTCGCCCGTCGTACAGCTTGAGCTCCGCCCCTTTGCTTTCGATGGTGAAGCGGTTGTACGGATCTTCGGGCCGCACGGTAAAACGTTTTCCCACGGCATAAGGCTGAGCGACGAGATCGTCGGCGATCATCGGGTTGTATCCCTTGTTGCCGCCGGTCAGCCGTTGAAGATCCGCTTTCGCATCGGGCTCGCCAAAGCTCCCCGGATGCGCATGATTGGAGGGCAGCGACAAAACCGGACCGTTCGGCTGTTCCGGGAAAATGCCGGATTGGTTGTCCATGATCCAGGGCTTGCCGAACAACGCGCCGGGAAACAGTTCCAGGTTAAAGCTTATTTTACCGACGAACCTGTCCGGGATCGGCCTGTCCAAATCGACCGTCACTTTGACCGAGGGGCCTTCCCCTTGAACGATCACGTTGTAATTAAACTCGAATTCCGGATAGACCATCGGATTAAAGCCTTTTAAGTGTTTCGATTTGTCCGGAAAGCCGAGCGAAGTGACGATCGCATTCGCTGCTTCGTCCAGCTCGCGCTTGCCCTGCTTGGGCACCGGCTGCCA from the Cohnella hashimotonis genome contains:
- a CDS encoding glycoside hydrolase family 27 protein, whose product is MFKPFIKLRILLLTVAILATQAGIAMPQGQIASAAINGLGQKPYMGWSSYSMQVYSGSNPFITAAQIKAQSDAMHATLQSHGYEYINIDAGWNGSMDGYGRPVPSTTLYPNGFQDVIDYVHNNGQKIGIYLIPGLSKDAYNANLPIYGTTSCHMQDIAVLPLTTADYWNIGYKINFANPCAQSYVNSIADLIASWGIDFVKFDSVTPGSGHNDTSIDARDDVKAWATALAPHGIWFELSWALDHNYVDYWKQYANGWRVDWDVEAYQPGVKLTEWNNIARLFPDAEIWWRDARPGGWNDFDSLNVGNGTMDGLTQDERRTAMTLWSMSSAQLYTGNDLTNLDSFGIGLLTNDEVIAVNQAGRPAHPVSTATNQQVWYANNGDGSYTVALFNLGSASATVTANWSDIGLYGSATVRDLWTHTDLGKFATGYSAVNLAPHASRMLRVVTNGGANVVNDDDTGISYTGSWQRSWNRGLGDFKDDVHYTQTNGDYFEFSFNGTGIDLYTEKDSSQGNVDIYIDGVLKQTVNTYNATRQTQQKVYSVSGLSNGVHTLKAVKKTGTFMLLDKLSFNVASPIEVNDTDAGFTFSGSWSTSTARGFGDYNDDVHYTMTNNDYFQYAFNGTGIDLITEKESSQGDIDIYIDGIFKQTASTYNATRLAQQTVYSIRGLTSGAHTLKAVKKSGTYMLLDKLSVRSSRIQLNNTDSGITYSGTWSQNANRGYGDYSDDVHFTAANNDYMQYTFNGTGIELLGEKAPDQGNVDIYIDNVLQTTANTYNATRMVNQSIYGASGLTAGSHTIKAVKKTGSYMLVDSLRVTP
- a CDS encoding glycoside hydrolase family 9 protein; this translates as MEKGNGPAAAENKGFNLNRATGYFENQGVNVMAFDDIYPEGHQSGVSILMHGNRVATNGDIRFEQTPGQWQPVPKQGKRELDEAANAIVTSLGFPDKSKHLKGFNPMVYPEFEFNYNVIVQGEGPSVKVTVDLDRPIPDRFVGKISFNLELFPGALFGKPWIMDNQSGIFPEQPNGPVLSLPSNHAHPGSFGEPDAKADLQRLTGGNKGYNPMIADDLVAQPYAVGKRFTVRPEDPYNRFTIESKGAELKLYDGRMNHNNGWFVISSEVPAGATGHAIEWIITPNVVEDWLAPAVVQTSQVGYHPGQSKTAIIELDQRESKREKLSLFRITEFGEKEVFSAAGEEWGPFLRYRYLKFDFTDIREEGLYKVQYGSSSSSIFRIAGDIYDRGVWQPVLEYFLPVQMCHMRVSEKYRVWHGDCHEHDARMAPTNLNHFDGYEQGASTLTDYKPGDFVPGLNVGGWHDAGDFDLRIESQSGEFYTLALAYESFNVYYDATTIDQDKRIVEIHQPDGKNDILQQIEHGVLSVVGGYRALGRLYRGIIENDLRQYVHLGDSASMDSERWVFTEDNPPRELTTAAHLAAASRALLDFNPVLSQQALQAAAELFKMTDGTGNARTAKVHAAAELFLTTGEDAYKSHLLSETDFIVQSIDQVGWFIARAEKAMNDAGFTQKFCYALPALKEQFALQSAETPYGIPYRPHIWGAGWGIQQQGYEYYFLHRAYPDIFESELIFNALNFVLGCHPGANTMSFASGVGANSATVGYGLNRADWSYIPGGVISGTALIRPDFPELLVFPYLWQQVEYVLGGGSSHFMFIALAAQQLTSGKS